Proteins from a genomic interval of Neovison vison isolate M4711 chromosome 4, ASM_NN_V1, whole genome shotgun sequence:
- the LOC122904790 gene encoding LOW QUALITY PROTEIN: uncharacterized protein LOC122904790 (The sequence of the model RefSeq protein was modified relative to this genomic sequence to represent the inferred CDS: inserted 1 base in 1 codon; deleted 1 base in 1 codon; substituted 1 base at 1 genomic stop codon), with protein sequence MGQTVTTPLSLTLSHWSDVRDRANNQSVEIRKKKWVTLCSSEWPTFNVGWPRDGTFNLDIISQVEAKVFSPGPHGHPDQVPYIVTWRALVSDPPLWVQPFVLLPKPCSSPITPTAPPPLKEQLSHPQTTPSRETAQPTPPPPTPTSSSLYPALTPLQDKSPKLPKPVQPAPKPVQPAPEPVQSAPVLPPDTESPLIDLLTEEPPPYPEATTEERKPSSLASPIAGRLRDRRAQPPSQVSQAFPLREGPNGRPQYWPFTASDLYNWKQHNPPFSKDPRHLTNLIESILVTHQPTWDDCQQLLQTLLTSEEKQRVLLEARKNVPGDDGRPTQLPNEIDIAFPLTRPNWDFATSAGREHLRLYRQLLIAGLRAAARRPTNLAQVKQVIQGREETPSAFLERLKEAYRMYTPYDPDDEGQATSVSMSFIWQSSPDIRGKLQRLEGLQGYTLSDLLKEAEKVFNKRETPEEKEERIWLRMKEAQDERDKKRSRELTKVLATVVTQGQDREGVRMGERERRRTKLDRDQCAYCKERGHWARECPRNPKNLRGPLTPKPLTSLLTSEDXGSQGQEPPPEPRITLSVGGQPVTFLVDTGAQHSVLTQTLGPLSNRTAWVQGATGGKNYRWTTERRVQLATGKVTHSFLHVPDCPYPLLGRDLLTKLKAQIHFNPEGAAITGPNGGPLQVLTLHLEEEYRLYEPEQTPEVQNEAWLREFPMAWAETGGMGMARQQPPLLIQLKATATPVSIKQYPMSHEARQGIRPHIKRLLDQGILIPCRSPWNTPLLPVKKPGTGDYRPVQDLREVNKRVEDIHPSVPNPYNLLSTLPPSHEWYTVLDLKDAFFCLRLHPVSQPLFAFEWRDPDLGLSGQLTWTRLPQGFKNSPTLFDEALHRDLADFRVQHPSLVLLQYVDDLLLAANSKENCLNGTKALLQALGQLGYRASAKKAQICQKQVTYLGYQLREGQRWLTEARKQTILRIPTPTTPRHLREFLGTAGFCRLWIPGFAEMAAPLYSLTKQGAQFHWGEEQQRAFSDIKKALLESPALGLPDVTKAFELFVDEKQGYAKGVLTQRLGPXKRPVAYLSKKLDPVATGWPPCLRMVAAIAILVKDAGKLTLGQSLTILAPHAVEALVKQPPDRWLSNARLTHYQAMLLDTDRVQFGPVVALNPATLLPLPEVTETHDCLQILAEVHGTRKDLTDQPLKGADYTWYTDGSSFLHNGERRAGAAITNETEVIWSKMLSPGTSAQRAELIALTQALQMAEGKKLNVYTDSRYAFATAHVHGEIYRRRGLLTSEGKEIKNKPEILALLKALFLPQKLSIMHCPSHQKDNSPVARGNRLADQAAKEAALGEKETGPILTLSTWPPQENIKPMEYSSEDQELLKKMGATWDPKEGVYTMDEKTVMPTLYSHHIVQSLHSLTHLSENKMKTLLNNEHQPYLLLNQDKALRSIIKNCLVCAQVNTRKTYAAPGVRIRGHRPGVHWEIDFTEIKPGLYGYRYLLVFVDTFSGWVEAFPTKHETSNVVTKKLLEEIFPRYGMPQILGTDNGPAFVSQVSQKVAKSLGINWKLHCAYRPQSSGQVERMNRTIKETLTKLTLATGSRDWVLLLPLALYRARNTPGPLGLTPFEILYGAPPPIVNLFNPIDSYVSSFADRATLQAHLQALQIVQKEVWKPLAAAYREQLKNPTVPHQFQIGDLVWVRRHQIKSLEPRWKGPYTVLLTTPTALKVDGIVAWIHASHVKPAHLGPDDSETPDLKEGWRVQRTQNPLKIRLVRS encoded by the exons atggGACAGACAGTGACTACTCCTTTAAGTCTGACCCTAAGCCACTGGAGCGACGTCCGAGACCGGGCAAACAACCAATCGGTGGAAATACGGAAAAAGAAATGGGTCACCCTTTGTTCCTCCGAGTGGCCCACTTTCAATGTGGGATGGCCACGCGATGGCACTTTTAACCTTGATATTATTTCTCAGGTGGAAGCCAAAGTTTTCAGCCCCGGACCCCATGGGCATCCCGATCAGGTGCCCTACATCGTCACCTGGAGGGCTCTGGTTTCAGACCCCCCACTCTGGGTCCAGCCCTTTGTTCTCCTTCCCAAACCCTGCTCCTCCCCTATCACCCCCACTGCGCCGCCTCCCCTAAAAGAGCAACTGTCCCACCCCCAAACCACGCCCTCCAGGGAGACTGCgcaacccacccctcccccacctactcccacttcctcttctctttacccTGCCCTTACCCCACTCCAGGATAAATCCCCAAAACTTCCCAAGCCTGTTCAGCCTGCTCCCAAGCCTGTTCAGCCTGCTCCCGAGCCTGTTCAGTCTGCTCCCGTTTTGCCTCCAGACACTGAGTCCCCTCTTATCGACCTGTTAACGGAAGAACCCCCTCCCTACCCGGAGGCCACAACAGAAGAGCGAAAGCCTAGTTCCCTGGCGTCACCCATTGCGGGGCGACTCAGGGACCGACGTGCACAGCCACCAAGTCAAGTCTCCCAAGCTTTCCCCTTGAGGGAAGGTCCTAACGGTCGGCCACAGTACTGGCCCTTTACTGCTTCTGATCTCTATAACTGGAAGCAACATAACCCTCCCTTCTCTAAGGACCCCCGCCAC CTGACTAACTTGATTGAATCTATTCTAGTTACCCATCAACCCACTTGGGATGATTGTCAACAGCTGTTGCAGACTCTGCTGACCtcggaggaaaagcagagagttCTTCTGGAAGCCCGAAAGAACGTACCGGGCGATGACGGGCGACCAACCCAGTTGCCTAATGAGATCGACATAGCTTTTCCCTTAACCCGCCCTAACTGGGACTTCGCCACTTCTGCAGGTAGGGAGCACCTTCGTCTCTATCGCCAGTTGCTCATAGCGGGTCTCCGAGCAGCCGCAAGGCGGCCCActaatttggctcaggttaagcaagtaatacagggaagggaagagacacCTTCTGCCTTTCTAGAGAGACTTAAGGAGGCTTATAGGATGTACACCCCGTATGACCCTGATGATGAAGGGCAAGCAACTAGTGTATCAATGTCCTTTATCTGGCAGTCAAGCCCTGATATTAGGGGCAAATTACAGAGATTAGAAGGGCTACAGGGGTATACACTTTCTGACTTattaaaagaggcagaaaaggtgttcaataaaagagaaactccggaagagaaagaggagagaatatggttaagaatgaaagaggcacaggatgaaagagataaaaagcgGAGCAGGGAATTGACTAAGGTATTGGCCACCGTAGTTACTCAGGGACAGGACAGAGAGGGAGTCAGGATGGGAGAACGAGAACGAAGAAGGACCAAATTAGACAGAGACCAATGTGCCTATTGcaaggaaagaggacactgggccCGAGAGtgtcccaggaaccccaagaatcTCAGAGGACCCTTGACGCCCAAACCATTGACTTCCCTACTGACGTCGGAAGACTAGGGAAGTCagggccaggagcccccccctGAGCCCAGGATAACTTTAAGCGTCGGGGGGCAGCCAGTTACCTTCCTAGTCGACACCGGGGCCCAGCATTCAGTCCTAACCCAGACTCTAGGACCACTTAGCAACCGAACtgcttgggtacaaggagcaactgGAGGAAAGAACTATCGATGGACCACGGAACGCAGGGTCCAGCTGGCTACCGGTAAGGTGACGCATTCATTTCTACACGTACCCGATTGCCCCTACCCGTTACTGGGGAGAGACCTTCTAACCAAACTAAAGGCCCAAATCCACTTCAACCCAGAAGGGGCGGCAATAACAGGCCCCAATGGAGGACCCTTACAGGTCTTGACCCTCCATTTGGAGGAGGAATATAGACTATATGAACCTGAACAGACCCCAGAGGTCCAAAATGAAGCTTGGCTGAGAGAATTCCCTATGGCCTGGGCGGAAACGGGGGGCATGGGGATGGCTCGTCAACAGCCCCCTCTCTTAATCCAACTTAAGGCAACAGCCACCCCAGTGTCAATAAAGCAGTATCCAATGTCACATGAAGCCCGCCAAGGCATAAGGCCCCATATTAAGAGGCTTCTTGATCAAGGAATCCTAATTCCCTGCCGGTCACCTTGGAATACACCTCTCTTACCAGTAAAAAAACCTGGCACAGGAGATTACCGGCCAGTACAGGATCTAAGAGAAGTCAACAAAAGAGTTGAGGACATACATCCCTCTGTGCCCAACCCATATAATCTACTGAgcaccctgcccccttcccatgaATGGTATACGGTGCTAGATTTAAAGGATGCCTTTTTCTGTTTAAGGCTACATCCAGTGAGCCAGCCACTCTTCGCCTTTGAGTGGAGGGACCCAGATCTAGGGCTCTCAGGACAGTTAACTTGGACCCGGCTTCCCCAGGGTTTCAAGAACAGTCCCACTCTGTTTGATGAGGCGCTGCATAGAGACTTAGCTGATTTCCGGGTGCAGCATCCTTCCCTGGTACTTCTTCAGTATGTCGATGACCTCCTCTTGGCTGCTAACTCCAAGGAAAATTGCCTGAACGGCACTAAAGCCCTCTTACAGGCACTGGGACAATTAGGGTATCGGGCCTCAGCCAAAAAGGCCCAAATATGCCAAAAACAAGTCACCTACTTGGGATATCAgctgagagaaggacagagatggcTCACTGAGGCACGAAAGCAGACTATTCTCCGCATTCCCACACCTACCACCCCACGCCACCTAAGGGAATTCCTGGGAACTGCTGGATTTTGCCGCCTATGGATCCCTGGGTTTGCGGAAATGGCAGCCCCTTTATACTCCCTCACTAAGCAGGGGGCTCAGTTCCACTGGGGCGAAGAGCAGCAACGGGCCTTTTCCGACATCAAAAAGGCCTTATTAGAatccccagccctgggactcCCAGATGTGACTAAGGCCTTCGAACTGTTCGTAGATGAAAAACAGGGCTATGCCAAGGGAGTACTAACCCAAAGGCTAGGGC GGAAGCGCCCAGTGGCCTACCTGTCAAAAAAGCTAGACCCTGTGGCCACTGGTTGGCCACCCTGTCTGCGGATGGTGGCTGCCATCGCCATCTTAGTCAAAGACGCGGGCAAACTAACTTTGGGCCAATCACTAACCATCTTGGCCCCCCATGCGGTCGAAGCTTTGGTCAAGCAACCCCCAGACAGGTGGCTTTCCAATGCTCGCCTGACTCATTATCAGGCCATGCTTCTGGACACTGATCGTGTACAGTTCGGACCCGTGGTGGCGCTCAACCCTGCCACCCTACTCCCCTTACCCGAGGTTACGGAAACACATGATTGCCTCCAGATCCTAGCTGAGGTCCATGGCACCCGAAAGGATCTGACGGACCAGCCCCTCAAGGGAGCGGACTACACCTGGTATACAGATGGCAGTAGCTTCCTGCACAATGGCGAGCGAAGAGCCGGAGCTGCAATAACTAATGAGACAGAGGTGATCTGGTCCAAGATGCTATCCCCTGGGACATCAGCTCAGCGGGCAGAGCTCATCGCCCTGACTCAGGCTCTACAGAtggcagaaggtaagaaactGAACGTTTATACCGACAGTCGCTATGCCTTTGCTACGGCCCACGTACATGGTGAAATCTATCGGAGGAGAGGGCTCCTCACCtccgaaggaaaagaaattaaaaataaacctgaaatattGGCTCTGCTCAAAGCTTTGTTCCTGCCCCAAAAGTTGAGCATTATGCATTGCCCGAGTCACCAAAAGGATAATAGCCCAGTGGCAAGGGGAAACCGACTGGCAGATCAAGCTGCTAAGGAAGCTGCCCTAGGGGAAAAAGAGACCGGGCCCATTCTTACCCTGAGCACATGGCCCccacaagaaaatattaaacctatggaatacagttCTGAGGATCAGGAGCTGCTAAAGAAAATGGGGGCTACATGGGACCCAAAAGAAGGGGTGTATACCATGGACGAAAAAACTGTTATGCCCACTCTGTATTCTCACCATATAGTCCAATCTTTGCACTCACTGACCCATCTGAgcgaaaacaaaatgaaaaccctcCTAAATAATGAGCACCAACCGTACTTGTTACTAAACCAAGACAAGGCGTTGCGATCCATAATTAAAAATTGCTTAGTCTGTGCACAAGTAAATACCAGAAAAACCTATGCTGCCCCTGGAGTGCGCATTCGAGGACATCGCCCTGGTGTTCACTGGGAAATCGACTTCACGGAAATAAAACCTGGACTCTATGGCTATAGATATTTATTAGTTTTCGTAGACACTTTTTCAGGATGGGTAGAAGCCTTCCCCACCAAGCACGAGACTTCGAATGTGGTCACCAAGAAACTACTTGAAGAAATCTTCCCCAGGTATGGAATGCCCCAGATATTAGGCACCGACAATGGTCCAGCCTTCGTCTCCCAGGTAAGTCAGAAAGTGGCCAAGTCATTGGGGATTAATTGGAAATTGCATTGTGCATATAGACCCCAGAGCTCAGgacaagtagaaagaatgaatagaacaaTCAAGGAGACTTTGACTAAATTAACGCTTGCAACTGGCTCTAGAGActgggtcctcctcctgcccctggccctaTATAGGGCCAGGAATACCCCCGGGCCCCTAGGATTAACTCCTTTTGAAATATTGTATGGGGCCCCACCCCCTATTGTAAACCTTTTCAATCCTATTGAttcttatgtttcttcttttgctgATCGTGCTACCCTACAAGCTCACCTCCAGGCACTCCAGATCGTTCAGAAAGAAGTCTGGAAGCCACTGGCTGCAGCTTATAGGGAACAGCTAAAAAATCCTACTGTGCCACATCAATTCCAGATCGGCGACCTCGTCTGGGTCCGCAGGCATCAGATCAAGAGCCTTGAACCCCGATGGAAGGGACCCTACACTGTACTCCTAACCACCCCGACGGCGCTAAAAGTCGACGGCATCGTGGCCTGGATCCACGCCTCTCATGTGAAACCAGCCCATCTGGGACCAGACGACTCGGAAACACCCGATCTCAAGGAGGGATGGCGAGTTCAACGCACCCAAAATCCGCTAAAGATAAGACTCGTGCGATCATAA